GAGGTGCTGGAGCTCGCGCAGCACCGTGCGGGCGCGCGCGGGTCCCGCGGGGGCGTCGATGGCGCTGAGGCCCGGCACGGAGGCGGCGGGCACGTACAGCAGTTCGGCGGCGACCGGCTGGCCCTGGGTGACGCGGAGGCGGCGGACGATGTGCACCGTCTCGTCGGCCGCGGTCTCCAGGATGCGCGCGACGGCGGCCGGGGCCACGTCGGCGGAGGAGTCCAGGGACTCCCAGGTCTCGTCGCCGACACCGGGCCAAGCGTGCTGGGCGGTGGAGACGTCCACGCCGACGCGCGGCGGGGCGACCGTGGTGCCGACACCACGGCGGCGCTGCAGACGGCCTTCCAGCTCCAGCTGCTCCAGGGCCTGGCGGAGCGTGGCACGGGCGACGCCGAAGCGTGCCGCGAGCTCCCGCTCGTTGGGCAGGATCT
Above is a genomic segment from Streptomyces sp. NBC_00094 containing:
- a CDS encoding GntR family transcriptional regulator, producing MGTTQLESVPEPKYQHLKTVIGEALDSDFAVGEILPNERELAARFGVARATLRQALEQLELEGRLQRRRGVGTTVAPPRVGVDVSTAQHAWPGVGDETWESLDSSADVAPAAVARILETAADETVHIVRRLRVTQGQPVAAELLYVPAASVPGLSAIDAPAGPARARTVLRELQHLALDGQDRSVELGSARADDAKELDRLPGAPVLVVTTRYLSEGRTAAVSVATYRADTCRLTFGDSVDLVMAS